The genomic interval TTAGCCCTGGCGCCCACAAGCCCCGACTTCCCGGAGATATCGTGATCCCGATCACCATCGGGCGGTCGGCTCACGCCGAGTGTCGTTGTCAGCCCTGGTCGTGGCCGGGTTTGGGGTGCTGGTGGCCGAAGATGCCGCGGGGAGCGTGGCCGTGCACGCCCTCGGCGTAGGCGGTCTCGGCGTGCAGGGCGAAGTCGATGCCTGCGATCTCGTCCTCCTGGCTGACCCGGAAACCCATCGTGCGATCGATCAGCTTGCCGAGCGCGAAGGAGACCAGGAACGCCCACAGCGCGACCACGACCACACCCACCGCCTGCTTACCGAGCTGGGCGAGACCGCCGCCGTAGAACAGGCCGCGCGCGCCGCCGGTCATCACCTCGTCGGCGAGCAGGCCGATCAGCAGGCTGCCGACGATGCCGCCCATGAAGTGCACGCCCACCACGTCGAGCGAATCGTCGTAGTTGGCCTTGAATTTCCACGCCACCGCGAACGAACAGACCACGCCCGCAACAAGACCCACGACCACCGCGCCCAGGGTGCTGACCGAACCGCACGACGGCGTGATCGCCACCAGCCCGGCCACCACGCCCGAGGCGGCGCCGAACGTGGTCGGACGACCGTCGCGCAGCTGTTCCACCAGCAGCCAGCCCAGCATGCCGAGGCACCCGGCGACGAGGGTGTTGAGGAACACGGCGGCGGCGATGCCGTTGGCGGCGAGCGCCGAGCCGGCGTTGAACCCGAACCAGCCGAACCACAGGATGCCCGCGCCCAGCAGTACGAACGGCAGATTGTGCGGCCGCATCGCGTCCACCTTGAAACCGATGCGTGGACCGAGCACGAGCGCGAGCGCCAGTGCCGAACCGCCCGAGGCGATCTCGACCACCAGCCCGCCCGCGAAGTCCAGCGCGCCGAAGGAGGCCAGCCAGCCGTCCGGACCCCAGACCCAGTGCGCGATCGGCGCATACACCAGCAGCGTCCACAGCGGCACGAACACGATCCAGGCCGAGAATTTCGCGCGGTCCGCGATGGCGCCGCTGACCAGGGCGGCGGTCAGGATCGCGAAGGTCAGCTGGAAGGTCGCGTAGAGCAGTTCCGGCACCGAGTTGCGGATCGCGGACGGGTCGATGCCGGTCATTCCCGCATGGGTCAGGTCGCCGATCAGCCCGCCGCCGGCGTCGTCGCCGAACGACAGCGTGTACCCGAGCAGCAGCCACACCACGGTCACCAGCGGGATGGCGATGAAGCTCATCATCAGCATGTTCAGTACGCCGGTGGAGCGCACCATCCCGCCGTAGAAGATGGCCAGTCCGGGCGTCATGAGCAGTACCAGCGCGGTGCTGGCCAGCAGCCAGGCCGTGGCTGCGGGGTCGATCGTCGGGGGCACGGTAACTCCTTCCGGCGCGTTGCGCGTCGCAAGGAAATTACCGAACCGGCCGCGCTAGGCGGGGCGGGCCGTTCGCGCGTCCTGCTGTTTACGGGTCTTGCGGGCCAAGGCGCGGCGGCCGCGCGGACCCGGGGCCGGCAGGCCGTCGCGCAGCGCCAGCCATTCGGCCGTGACCAGCCACTGCTGCTGTGCCCGGGCGTCGGCGGTGTCGTTGAAGACCCGTCGGCCGCGGTCGTCGCGCACGTCGTGGGCGAGCACCGACCAGCGCGGCGGGCGGCCGTGCGTACGCTCGTACTCGTCCAGGAATCCGGCCACCAGCGTGCCGATCGTGTTCACCGGACGTATCGAGACCCGATTGCCGAATTTGACGGAATGGAAACGCCTGGCGGCGCACAGTGACCGCGGTGTGGCATTGAATGCTATCCAGCCCGCCCGCTGCACCCGTTCGATCAGCCAGAGATGTTTGATCGCATTCGGTGCGATGTCGCCCACCCGCTCGCGAATCAGTGTCAGGACGGGATCGGTGAGCAGAATGTCACGTCGCGTCGGTCCGAAGCCGTGTTCTTTCCAGTATTCGTGGGTGGTCGTCGCAAGAATGCGACCGAATTCATCGATGCTGCGCTGGGCGCGCTTGCCCAGGCGTTCGATGCGTTCGGCCTCCGCGCGCATCTCGTTCTGTGCGATGAGGGTGCGGATGGCCGGCATCGTGGGCACCTGCCCGCGCTCGAGCAACTCCAGGATGGCGGCGGCGGTCTTCGGGTCGGCGGCGGCCGTGACCGGGAGCGAGTCCCGATCCAGCGCGAACTCCCGGGGGCCGATGGCCCGGCTGAGCAGGCCCGTGGCGGCATGGTCGCCGGCGAATTCGGTGTGCGATAGCAAAGCGGTGGCGATGTCGTTACACGACGGCACGGTCGACATTTCCTCCCGGACGGTGCGGGAGGCTCGGTAAAGCCGGGGGGAGAACTCCCGCGGGGCTCTGTGAGTCGGTGATTTGGTTGTGCCCCGGTCGGGATGAGGGACCGGCCGGGGCCACCAACCTGATGAAGGTTTGGCTACCGAAGTTGCCGAAACCCACGTTAGCCATGTGCCCGCCCGGAATGCCAATCGGGTTACTGGATCGTTATGTCCGCAATTCTCGAGGCAAACGGGGAGCCGGTCCGGAATGCGCGCGGGCAAACCGTCGCGGTTCCGTGAACCGGTGTTATTGGTCGCATTTCCAAATTGTTTCCGCGGCGGGCGGACTTATCGGTATGTTGTCGTGCGCCGCAGCGGGTTCCGGGAATGCTTGCCGGACGGCCTGATTCGCGGCGCGCCCGGGCGCCGCGGGCCGGTGGTCGGTTGCCATGAACGCTGTCGGTGGTCGCCGGTACCCTCGGGCCGTGGCTCTGTACCGGAAGTACCGACCGGCAACATTCGCAGAGGTGGTGGGGCAGGAGCACGTCACCGATCCGCTGAGCACCGCGCTCGACACCGGGCGGATCAGTCATGCCTACCTGTTCTCCGGCCCGCGTGGTTGCGGCAAGACCTCCTCGGCGCGCATCCTGGCCCGCTCGCTGAACTGTGTCGAGGGCCCGACGTCGCGGCCGTGCGGGGTGTGTTCGTCGTGCGTGGCGCTGGCGCCCGGCGGGCCGGGCAATCTGGATGTCATCGAGCTGGACGCCGCGAGCCACGGCGGCGTCGACGACACTCGCGAGCTGCGCGACCGCGCCTTCTACGCACCGGCCGAGTCGCGCTATCGGGTGTTCATCGTCGACGAGGCGCACATGGTCACCACCGCGGGTTTCAACGCGCTGCTCAAGATCGTGGAGGAGCCGCCCGCCCATCTGATCTTCGTCTTCGCCACCACCGAGCCCGACAAGGTGCTGCCGACCATTCGTTCGCGCACCCATCACTATCCGTTCCGGCTGCTGCCGCCCGCGACCATGCGCGGCCTGCTCGGCAAGATCTGCGAGCAGGAGCACGTGCAGGTCGAGGAGGCGGTGTACCCCTTGGTGATTCGCGCGGGGGGCGGCTCCCCGCGCGACAGCCTGAGCGTGCTGGACCAGCTGCTGGCCGGTGCCGGGGCGGAGGGCGTCACGTACCAGCGGGCGCTCGCGCTGCTGGGCGTCACCGATATCGCGCTGATCGACGAGGCGGTCGAGGCGCTGGCGGCCGGTGACGGCGCGGCGCTGTTCGGCACCGTCGACCGGGTGGTCGAGGCCGGGCACGACCCGCGCCGCTTCGCCACCGATCTGCTCGAGCGCATGCGCGACCTGATCCTGCTGCGCGCGGTGCCCGACGCCGCCGACCGCAATCTGGTCACCGGCCCCGGCGATGTCCTCGACCGGATGCGCGACCAGGCCGACCGCATCGGCCCCGCCACGCTCACCCGCTACGCCGAACTGCTGCACGAGGGTCTGGGCGAGATGCGCGGCGCCACCGCCCCTCGCCTCCTGCTCGAGGTCGTCTGCGCCCGCATGCTCCTGCCCGCCGTCTCCGACGCCGAATCCGCCACGCTGCAACGCCTGGAGCGTCTGGAGCGCGGCATGGCAGGTGGCGCGACGAGTCAGGTCGCGAGCGCTCCCTCCCGGCCTGCCGGGGAGTCGGCGCCGGGTTCCGCGCCTGCCGAGGGCGGCGCCCGCCGCCGCGGCGCCGAGGCCCTCGCCGCCATCCGTGCCGAAAAGACGCCTCCGGCACCGTCTTCCACTCCCGACGCGGCGCAGGCTGCTGCCGTCACCCCCGTGGCGTCGAATACTCCGGCGAGCGAGCCGGTTCCGCCCGGGGGCGACTCCCCGGCATCGGCCGCCTCCCCGGGTCCGCGAGTGGAGCCGTTGCCGCAGGCGGGTGGTGAGGTCGCCCGCGTGGCGCAGGAGCAGCGCCCGCATCCTGCCCAACGGGCGCAGGCTCCGCACGGCCCGGAGTCCCCGGCCGCCCTGGCACTTTCCGATTCCGCGACGCCGATGATGGATACCGCGCCCGACACCGCTGGAGCGGCGCCTGCCGATCGTTCCGGTGTGCGAGTGGAAACCGCCACGCCACAAGCCGATTCGACCGATGCCCTCGAATCGTCCGTAGCAGCGGATGCGGTGCGTCGGGAGCTGTCCGACGGGTCCGATGCGACGGCCGACCCGTTCGAGCCGTCCGGTCGGGCGGCACCTGGCATTTCGGGTGGTGCACCCGCAGGCGGTATCGCCGCGGACGGGGTGCCGGGTGATGCGGAGTCCTCGCCTGAGCCGCCCCCCTCCGCACCGGCGTCGTTCGGTGCCGAGGCCGATGCGTCCGATCCGGGGGATGCGCGCGGCGGTGCCGGTGTGGCGGGTCCGGCGGATGCGCTGGGTAGTGCCGAGGTGTCCGGCCGGGTCGAGGCGGCCGGTGACGCCGACGCGTCCGGTCCGGCGGGCGGGGCCGCGGCGGAATTGGGGGCGGCGGACCAGTTCGGAGCGGGGGACGATGCTGCCGCGGCGGCGGCGCCCGAGGGGGATGTGGCCCGGGAGGTCGAGGCGAAGTGGGGGGAGATACGGGGGAAGGTCCGGGAGTTCGGGGCGGCGGTGCACGCGTTGCTGTCCGGGGCTTCGGTGGCCCGGGTGGAGGGGGACACGATCGTGTTCGCGCATCAGCACGCGCCGTTGGCGCAGCGGTTGTCGAACCCGAAGTACGTGGAGGCCGTGCAGGGGGCGGTGCGGGCCGTGCTGGGGCGCGAGTTCGGGGTGCGGTGGGAGGTCGGGTCCGGCGCCGCCGCGAGTGGCGGGCGGGCCCAGGCGGTTGCGGCTCCCGCGAGTGGCGGGCGGGCCCAATCCGGTACCGCGCCCGCGAGTGGCGGGCGGGCCCAGTCCGGCGCTGCCAACCGAGGTGGGGCGGCTGCGGGACGGGATGGCGCGCAGTCCGGTGCGGGTCCGGCGCAGGCCGACGCACCCCGGTACACCCGGCCGAGCCAGTCGCGGGCGGCGAGTCCGGAGACATCCGGCTCGACCTCGGCGCGCGGTCGCGAATCCGGCCCGGCGGGCAGCGATTCGAGCACGCCGCCGCCACCGCCCGACGACGACATTCCGCTGCCCGACGGGCCGGACCTGCCCGACGACCCGGGACCGTCCGGCTACTCGCCGGTAGGTTATGACGGTGTCCCACCTGCGCCGACGCCGGAGGAGGAGCGGGAGATGCTCGCCGAGTCGGCCCGCCCGGCACCGCCCGGCGACCGCCGCGACCCCGATGAGGTGGCCTTGGAGTTGCTCGCGAGTGAGCTGGGCGCCACACGTCTGGAGGCTTGACAGACACCCGCCGGACGGCCTTAAGTTAACCGGAGTTCGCATCCGGCTGTACTATGAACGGGTGGTCGTCAGCGGCGGTGCTACGAGGCTCTATGGTTGGCCCCGGAACAGGGGGCGGATCGAGCACGCGAGCGCCTGCGCATGCCGACGTTTGTACAGCGTCCAGTCCTGGTGCGAGCCATGTGCCCGGACCGCCATCACACGGTCGGCCCGACGGCCGGTCGGCGAGGTTACCTGCGGCGATATCGGGCACTGCGGTGTCGGCGCAGCCTAAGGAAGGAAACACTCCGATATGACCACAGAGGCCTACATTTTCGAGGCCATCCGCACTCCGCGGGGCCGTAACAAGAAGGGCTCGCTGCACTCGGTCAAGCCGATCGATCTGACGACCGGTCTGGTCAAGGAGCTGCGCAACCGCTTCCCGGATCTGGACGAGGACCGCATCTCCGACGTCGTCCTCGGCGTGGTCTCGCCCGTGGGCGACCAGGGCGCCGACATCGCCCGCACCACCGTGCTGGCCGCGGGCCTGCCCGAAACCGTCGGCGGCACCCAGATCAACCGGTTCTGCGCGTCCGGCCTCGAGGCTGTCAACCTCGCCGCCCAGAAGGTCCGCTCCGGCTTCGAGGACCTGGTCATCGC from Nocardia wallacei carries:
- a CDS encoding ammonium transporter; translated protein: MPPTIDPAATAWLLASTALVLLMTPGLAIFYGGMVRSTGVLNMLMMSFIAIPLVTVVWLLLGYTLSFGDDAGGGLIGDLTHAGMTGIDPSAIRNSVPELLYATFQLTFAILTAALVSGAIADRAKFSAWIVFVPLWTLLVYAPIAHWVWGPDGWLASFGALDFAGGLVVEIASGGSALALALVLGPRIGFKVDAMRPHNLPFVLLGAGILWFGWFGFNAGSALAANGIAAAVFLNTLVAGCLGMLGWLLVEQLRDGRPTTFGAASGVVAGLVAITPSCGSVSTLGAVVVGLVAGVVCSFAVAWKFKANYDDSLDVVGVHFMGGIVGSLLIGLLADEVMTGGARGLFYGGGLAQLGKQAVGVVVVALWAFLVSFALGKLIDRTMGFRVSQEDEIAGIDFALHAETAYAEGVHGHAPRGIFGHQHPKPGHDQG
- a CDS encoding DNA polymerase III subunit gamma and tau, with translation MALYRKYRPATFAEVVGQEHVTDPLSTALDTGRISHAYLFSGPRGCGKTSSARILARSLNCVEGPTSRPCGVCSSCVALAPGGPGNLDVIELDAASHGGVDDTRELRDRAFYAPAESRYRVFIVDEAHMVTTAGFNALLKIVEEPPAHLIFVFATTEPDKVLPTIRSRTHHYPFRLLPPATMRGLLGKICEQEHVQVEEAVYPLVIRAGGGSPRDSLSVLDQLLAGAGAEGVTYQRALALLGVTDIALIDEAVEALAAGDGAALFGTVDRVVEAGHDPRRFATDLLERMRDLILLRAVPDAADRNLVTGPGDVLDRMRDQADRIGPATLTRYAELLHEGLGEMRGATAPRLLLEVVCARMLLPAVSDAESATLQRLERLERGMAGGATSQVASAPSRPAGESAPGSAPAEGGARRRGAEALAAIRAEKTPPAPSSTPDAAQAAAVTPVASNTPASEPVPPGGDSPASAASPGPRVEPLPQAGGEVARVAQEQRPHPAQRAQAPHGPESPAALALSDSATPMMDTAPDTAGAAPADRSGVRVETATPQADSTDALESSVAADAVRRELSDGSDATADPFEPSGRAAPGISGGAPAGGIAADGVPGDAESSPEPPPSAPASFGAEADASDPGDARGGAGVAGPADALGSAEVSGRVEAAGDADASGPAGGAAAELGAADQFGAGDDAAAAAAPEGDVAREVEAKWGEIRGKVREFGAAVHALLSGASVARVEGDTIVFAHQHAPLAQRLSNPKYVEAVQGAVRAVLGREFGVRWEVGSGAAASGGRAQAVAAPASGGRAQSGTAPASGGRAQSGAANRGGAAAGRDGAQSGAGPAQADAPRYTRPSQSRAASPETSGSTSARGRESGPAGSDSSTPPPPPDDDIPLPDGPDLPDDPGPSGYSPVGYDGVPPAPTPEEEREMLAESARPAPPGDRRDPDEVALELLASELGATRLEA